The genomic window GATCGCCACGGTCCACGTCTTCCTCCGGTGCGTCTCACGCACCAACACCTGCTCCCAGCCGCGCGCCGTACTGCACCGCGTATGATGGCTAGAGCGGCCGAGCACGTCGTCGTCCCCGTCCGCGGCATGGAGGAACTAGGCGACGATGGCGACGTGGCCCTCGGCTACCCGCTGATCGACGAAGGTGACCGGAGGAAGCCGGCCGCCGCCGTGGGTTACCCGCTGCCGCCCCAGGGAAGGGAGCCACGACCGTCGTCGGCGACAAGACCACCTCCCCCCGACTACTGCGACTACTGCTGCAATATGTTCACCCTGGTACGTACGTCGCGCTGGAGCAGATCCAGATCGTTGCAATATGATCCAATCGATCTTCACTCCACGTCCGATTTTGCATCCATGATCCATCAAATTGGCCATGGTTGCGcacatttttttttctatttctgtttaatATGATAAATCCGTGCCTCCGCTTTCTATCGTTGCAGGGTTTTGTGGTCACCTTCGGGCTTGTATTGGTCACCGACTTTTTCCTGGCCATCTTTCTACAGAAACAACCGAATCCCTTGTTGGTGTTGATATGCCTCCCCTTCATTTTCGTAATCTTTGCTGGACTCGTCGTGTTGATTATTATATGTTGTGCAGCGTCAAAGCTCAGAGATAGAGAGTCAGGTGGGCTAGGTCCAACTTGATGAGAGCTGCCACATCTGTTGTAAATTCTTTATACCTAGCAATTATTATACCTAAAGAGTCCAGCAAAGATTAATGTTCAGAGGGCCCTGATATCAACGGACTGCCTGGCTACTGTCAAACACATTAAGGAGCACTATACCTGGGCACTAGTATGGTGCTGGTGGAGGAGATCAAGTCCAAGCTCTTGATCTTCAATTCTTCAGACTTAATTCATGTAACTCGCGAATGTAATAAGGAGGCTCATTTACTTGCTAAAGCTGCAACTTCCTTAA from Triticum aestivum cultivar Chinese Spring chromosome 3B, IWGSC CS RefSeq v2.1, whole genome shotgun sequence includes these protein-coding regions:
- the LOC123066069 gene encoding uncharacterized protein, with translation MMARAAEHVVVPVRGMEELGDDGDVALGYPLIDEGDRRKPAAAVGYPLPPQGREPRPSSATRPPPPDYCDYCCNMFTLGFVVTFGLVLVTDFFLAIFLQKQPNPLLVLICLPFIFVIFAGLVVLIIICCAASKLRDRESGGLGPT